The proteins below are encoded in one region of Ostrea edulis chromosome 3, xbOstEdul1.1, whole genome shotgun sequence:
- the LOC125675741 gene encoding histidine-rich glycoprotein-like produces MAGVMLPLFFSLNILCSLVHFTYTDVAIVNISSTAKHVTSRKTTSHHHPTTHRPTTRHQATHHHTTHHATQRHTTHHPATPRPTPEHVEQSATFYHYDRNTHYICGYHSSRHAHYCLCYHVPYEHRVDMHSPLKLLETEKHMFELYTVGHHVLMDDLQFYSKFNYDKCHAYGKRPNVTTYLVYDNN; encoded by the exons ATGGCGGGCGTGATGTTACCATTGttcttcagtctgaatattcTCTGTTCGCTAGTT CATTTTACATATACTGATGTGGCAATTGTGAATATCAGCTCTACTGCAAAGCACGTGACATCGAGGAAGACCACATCACACCATCATCCAACAACACATCGCCCAACAACTCGGCACCAAGCAACCCACCACCACACGACGCACCATGCAACTCAACGCCACACGACCCACCACCCAGCAACACCACGTCCAACCCCAGAACACGTTGAACAGTCCGCTACCTTCTATCATTATGACCGTAATACT CACTACATTTGTGGATATCACTCCTCCAGACATGCGCACTACTGTTTATGCTATCATGTACCCTATGAACATCGCGTGGATATGCACTCGCCTTTGAAGTTGCTGGAAACTGAG AAACACATGTTCGAGTTGTATACAGTTGGGCACCACGTATTAATGGACGACTTGCAGTTCTATAGCAAATTTAATTATGACAAATGCCACGCCTACGGAAAGAGACCAAACGTCACTACTTATCTGGTTTACGACAACAACTGA